The Longimicrobium sp. genome contains a region encoding:
- a CDS encoding S41 family peptidase, which yields MTYRSSRPRLLRPLFALLMMCAAFAVQPALAQGPSASATLDATERRAVVEQIARLLQEHYVFPDVGATSGAHLRTRLAAGAFDGMADPQTYAEALTSELQSINRDKHMRVRLRPPRDASMEQADPGAAVARQLRDMRGRNFGFERVEHLNGNVGYLDLRYFAPPELARGLATATMQLLSNSDAIIIDLRRNDGGSPELVQLLCSYFFDTRTHLNSLYWRRGDRTQEFWTLDDLPGRRLPRVPLFVLTSSGTFSGAEEFSYNMQTRNRATLIGETTGGGANPGDEMAVNDRFAIFVPTGRAINPVTGTSWEGVGVKPDVAVDASAALDSALVRARAAARVYANAEIARETTTRELMTRRLAEARTLIGRRELSAAEKMAGEALSTALAESAADERIINLLGYRELRAGEKALAIAIFKANVAAFPASANTHDSLGEAYMENGDRELAIRSYRRSLEHDPSNANARAMLERLGSR from the coding sequence ATGACATACCGATCCAGCCGACCGCGGCTGTTACGCCCGCTCTTTGCGCTCCTGATGATGTGCGCCGCCTTTGCGGTGCAGCCGGCACTCGCCCAGGGTCCTTCTGCCTCCGCCACTCTGGACGCCACCGAGCGCCGGGCGGTGGTCGAGCAGATCGCGCGGCTCCTCCAGGAGCACTACGTCTTCCCCGACGTTGGCGCGACAAGCGGAGCGCATCTCAGGACGAGGCTCGCGGCAGGCGCGTTCGACGGCATGGCCGATCCGCAGACCTACGCCGAAGCGTTGACGAGCGAGCTGCAGAGCATCAACCGCGACAAGCACATGCGCGTCCGCCTGCGGCCGCCCCGCGATGCGAGCATGGAGCAGGCCGATCCCGGTGCCGCGGTGGCGCGGCAGCTACGGGATATGCGGGGCCGCAACTTCGGCTTCGAGCGCGTCGAGCATCTCAATGGCAACGTCGGTTACCTGGACCTGCGCTATTTCGCCCCGCCCGAGCTGGCGCGCGGACTGGCCACCGCCACGATGCAGCTCCTGTCCAACTCGGATGCCATCATCATCGACCTTCGGCGGAACGACGGCGGCAGCCCGGAGCTGGTGCAGCTGCTCTGCAGCTACTTCTTCGACACGCGGACGCATCTGAACAGCCTCTACTGGCGCCGAGGCGACCGCACGCAGGAGTTCTGGACGCTCGACGACCTGCCCGGGAGGCGGCTGCCACGCGTTCCGCTCTTCGTTCTCACGAGCAGCGGGACGTTCTCGGGAGCAGAGGAATTCAGCTACAACATGCAAACGCGCAATCGCGCCACGCTCATCGGCGAGACGACGGGCGGTGGCGCCAACCCAGGTGACGAGATGGCGGTGAACGACCGGTTCGCCATCTTCGTTCCCACCGGGCGCGCCATCAATCCCGTCACCGGCACGAGCTGGGAAGGCGTCGGCGTGAAGCCGGATGTGGCGGTGGATGCATCGGCGGCGCTCGACAGCGCGCTGGTGAGGGCCCGCGCCGCCGCGCGCGTGTACGCCAATGCCGAGATCGCCAGGGAAACCACCACCCGCGAACTCATGACGCGCCGGCTAGCCGAGGCGAGAACCCTGATCGGGCGCCGCGAGCTCTCGGCAGCCGAGAAGATGGCCGGCGAGGCGCTCTCGACGGCCCTCGCCGAAAGTGCGGCCGACGAAAGGATCATCAACCTGCTGGGCTACCGCGAGCTGCGGGCGGGAGAGAAGGCGCTCGCGATTGCCATCTTCAAAGCCAACGTCGCGGCGTTTCCAGCCTCCGCCAACACGCACGATAGCCTTGGCGAGGCATACATGGAGAACGGCGATCGTGAGCTCGCGATCCGGAGCTACCGCCGATCACTCGAGCACGACCCCAGCAACGCGAACGCGCGCGCGATGCTGGAGAGGCTGGGGAGTCGCTAG
- the metK gene encoding methionine adenosyltransferase, which translates to MAHRQLFTSESVTEGHPDKIADQISDAVLDAILEKDPMGRVACETLVTTGVAVVAGEITTDTYVDIPGIVRGTLKGIGYTDANYGIDAHTCAVMTTIDRQSPDIAQGVDTGGAGDQGMMFGYATDENDALMPTPILLAHRLAERLAEVRKNGKLMWLRPDGKTQVSVAYEDGRPVHVDTVVVSTQHDPEASNEEIRAGVIEHVITPMLPADLFDPERCTIHINPTGRFVIGGPHGDAGLTGRKIIVDTYGGMGRHGGGAFSGKDPTKVDRSAAYAARYAAKHIVAAGLARRCEIQLAYAIGVAQPVSVRVDTFGTGTVDEEVIEKALQEVFDFTPKGIIETLGLRSAIYRPTAAYGHFGRPSVQGGNGNPVTLFPWERTDRVEDLRTAAKG; encoded by the coding sequence GTGGCCCATCGCCAGCTTTTCACATCGGAGTCCGTCACCGAGGGGCATCCGGACAAGATCGCGGACCAGATCTCGGACGCCGTCCTCGACGCCATCCTCGAGAAAGATCCCATGGGCCGCGTGGCCTGCGAGACGCTCGTGACCACCGGCGTCGCCGTGGTGGCGGGCGAGATCACCACCGACACGTACGTGGACATCCCCGGGATCGTCCGCGGCACGCTGAAGGGGATTGGCTACACGGACGCGAACTACGGGATCGACGCGCACACCTGCGCGGTGATGACGACGATCGACCGCCAGTCGCCCGACATCGCGCAGGGGGTGGACACCGGCGGCGCGGGCGACCAGGGGATGATGTTCGGCTACGCGACGGACGAGAACGACGCGCTGATGCCCACGCCCATCCTCCTCGCCCACCGCCTGGCCGAGCGGCTGGCGGAGGTGCGCAAAAACGGGAAGCTGATGTGGCTGCGCCCGGACGGGAAGACGCAGGTCTCGGTGGCGTACGAGGACGGCCGGCCCGTGCACGTCGACACGGTGGTGGTGAGCACGCAGCACGATCCCGAGGCGAGCAACGAAGAGATCCGCGCGGGGGTGATCGAGCACGTCATCACCCCGATGCTCCCGGCCGACCTCTTCGACCCGGAGCGGTGCACGATCCACATCAACCCGACCGGCCGCTTCGTGATCGGAGGGCCGCACGGCGACGCGGGGCTCACGGGCCGCAAGATCATCGTGGACACGTACGGCGGCATGGGGCGGCACGGCGGCGGCGCCTTCAGCGGCAAGGACCCCACGAAGGTGGACCGCTCGGCCGCGTACGCCGCGCGCTACGCCGCCAAGCACATCGTGGCCGCCGGCCTGGCGCGTCGCTGCGAGATCCAGCTCGCCTACGCCATCGGCGTCGCGCAGCCCGTTTCGGTGCGCGTGGACACCTTTGGCACCGGCACCGTCGACGAAGAGGTGATCGAGAAGGCGCTCCAGGAGGTCTTCGACTTCACCCCCAAGGGGATCATCGAGACGCTGGGGCTGCGCAGCGCCATCTACCGCCCCACCGCCGCCTACGGCCACTTCGGGCGCCCCTCGGTGCAGGGCGGCAACGGCAACCCGGTGACGCTCTTCCCGTGGGAGCGGACGGACCGGGTCGAGGATCTGCGCACGGCGGCGAAGGGGTAG
- a CDS encoding bifunctional nuclease family protein, translated as MIKLRVQSLGLDQANKAPVVLLQESEGERVLPIWIGPAEASAIAMELAGMKFSRPLTHDLFPSIITGLGGRLTRVLITRVEENTYYAELVIQRGDEVFTVDARPSDSIAIALRTGAELFAGDELLDGSPTITVVEGVPPEDGDDPDPMAPPVPKLPPDELKEYLRKLNPEDLGRFNP; from the coding sequence ATGATCAAGCTCCGCGTACAGTCCCTCGGCCTGGACCAGGCCAACAAAGCGCCCGTCGTGCTCCTCCAGGAGTCGGAGGGGGAGCGCGTGCTTCCCATCTGGATCGGGCCGGCGGAGGCGAGCGCCATCGCCATGGAGCTGGCGGGGATGAAGTTCTCTCGCCCTCTCACGCACGACCTCTTCCCCTCCATCATCACCGGGCTCGGCGGGCGGCTGACCAGGGTGCTGATCACGCGCGTGGAGGAGAACACCTACTACGCCGAGCTGGTGATCCAGCGCGGCGACGAGGTGTTCACGGTTGATGCGCGCCCCTCCGACTCCATCGCCATTGCACTGCGGACGGGCGCGGAGCTGTTCGCGGGGGATGAGCTGCTCGATGGGTCGCCCACCATCACGGTGGTCGAGGGCGTCCCGCCGGAGGACGGGGACGATCCGGACCCGATGGCGCCGCCCGTGCCGAAGCTGCCGCCGGACGAGCTCAAGGAGTACCTGCGCAAGCTCAATCCCGAAGACCTGGGACGCTTCAACCCGTGA
- the recO gene encoding DNA repair protein RecO, with protein sequence MALVSTGALVLQTFPYSETSKVLRLYTGDFGLRSVIAKGALRPKSRFGGLLEPFTEGTASFYLRPGRDLHTLGGWDLVRSRQALGRSLSAFAGASLLAELVLRAGTEDPHPDVYSALATSWDDIAAAASTPAEAERIVLTGAWTLVSLLGFEPQTDACVVCGRPVPHDEPVRFDAGAGGVACTRCRPVGRILDPATRADVARMSRGHVPPAALARPGAHRALLRAFLEAQLAHDRPFRSLELFLEHAPPAEEPA encoded by the coding sequence GTGGCGCTCGTCAGCACGGGGGCGCTGGTGCTCCAGACCTTCCCCTACAGCGAGACGAGCAAGGTCCTGCGACTTTACACCGGCGACTTCGGCCTGCGCTCGGTGATCGCCAAGGGCGCGCTGCGCCCCAAGAGCCGCTTCGGCGGTCTGCTGGAGCCCTTCACCGAAGGCACCGCCAGCTTCTACCTGCGCCCCGGCCGCGACCTGCACACGCTGGGCGGATGGGACCTGGTGCGCTCCCGCCAGGCGCTGGGCCGCTCGCTGAGCGCCTTCGCCGGCGCGTCGCTCCTCGCCGAGCTGGTCCTCCGCGCCGGCACCGAGGACCCGCACCCCGACGTCTACTCCGCCCTCGCCACCTCCTGGGACGACATCGCCGCCGCCGCGAGCACCCCGGCGGAGGCGGAGCGCATCGTCCTCACCGGCGCCTGGACGCTTGTCTCCCTCCTCGGGTTCGAGCCGCAGACCGACGCGTGCGTGGTGTGTGGCCGCCCCGTTCCGCACGACGAGCCGGTGCGCTTCGACGCGGGCGCGGGAGGCGTGGCGTGCACCCGCTGCCGCCCCGTGGGCCGCATCCTGGACCCCGCCACCCGCGCCGACGTCGCCCGCATGTCGCGCGGCCACGTCCCCCCCGCCGCCCTCGCGCGCCCCGGCGCCCACCGCGCCCTCCTCCGCGCCTTCCTCGAAGCCCAGCTCGCCCACGATCGCCCCTTCCGCTCCCTCGAACTCTTTCTTGAGCACGCGCCTCCCGCGGAAGAGCCGGCCTGA
- the add gene encoding adenosine deaminase: protein MEVTRDLLHRLPKAELHVHLDGSLRPETMLELAAEYNKKMPAHDADALRDYMHVQDARNLVEYLERFAITLSVMQTGDALERIAYELAEDLAEENVRYAEIRYSPILNTQEGLPLTEAVEAPLRGLKRAEQDFGIRTEIIICGIRNMEPETSRDLADLTVAYKDRGVVAFDLAGAEYNYPAKKHKDAFYTVINKNMAATIHAGEAYGPESIHQALHYCNAHRIGHGTRLFEDPDLMRYVNDFRVPIEICLTSNVQTRAVASFETHPLRQYYDAGIVLSLNTDNRLMSATTVTEEFWRAHQYLGFTWDELVEIALMGFDSSFMHRQEKLAMIEQVRGEIAGLA, encoded by the coding sequence ATGGAAGTCACCCGAGACCTGCTGCACCGCCTCCCCAAGGCGGAGCTGCACGTGCACCTGGACGGATCGCTGCGCCCCGAGACGATGCTGGAGCTCGCGGCGGAGTACAACAAGAAGATGCCCGCGCACGACGCGGACGCCCTGCGCGACTACATGCACGTGCAGGACGCGCGCAACCTGGTGGAGTACCTGGAGCGCTTCGCCATCACCCTTTCGGTGATGCAGACCGGCGACGCCCTGGAGCGCATCGCCTACGAGCTGGCCGAGGACCTGGCGGAGGAGAACGTGCGCTACGCGGAGATCCGCTACTCGCCGATCCTCAACACGCAGGAGGGCCTTCCGCTCACCGAGGCGGTGGAGGCGCCGCTGCGCGGGCTCAAGCGGGCGGAGCAGGACTTCGGCATCCGCACCGAGATCATCATCTGCGGCATCCGCAACATGGAGCCGGAGACTTCGCGCGACCTGGCGGACCTGACGGTGGCGTACAAGGATCGCGGCGTGGTGGCGTTCGACCTTGCGGGGGCGGAGTACAACTACCCGGCCAAGAAGCACAAGGACGCCTTCTACACCGTCATCAACAAGAACATGGCGGCCACCATCCACGCCGGCGAGGCGTACGGCCCGGAGAGCATCCACCAGGCGCTGCACTATTGCAACGCGCACCGCATCGGCCACGGCACGCGCCTCTTCGAGGACCCGGACCTGATGCGCTACGTGAACGACTTCCGCGTCCCCATCGAGATCTGCCTGACCTCCAACGTGCAGACGCGCGCGGTCGCCTCCTTTGAGACGCACCCGCTGCGGCAGTACTACGACGCCGGCATCGTCCTCAGCCTGAACACCGACAACCGGCTGATGAGCGCCACCACGGTGACCGAGGAATTCTGGCGCGCCCACCAGTACCTCGGCTTCACCTGGGACGAGCTGGTGGAGATCGCGCTGATGGGCTTCGACAGCTCCTTCATGCACCGCCAGGAGAAGCTGGCGATGATCGAGCAGGTGCGGGGGGAGATCGCGGGGCTGGCGTAG
- a CDS encoding rhomboid family intramembrane serine protease, protein MIPISDENPTELRPIVTVGLILLNAFAWFQLQGAGMSQALQASVLHFGTIPCEITARCAPDGLTTGTILTAMFMHGSWEHILGNMLFLWVFGNNIEDSMGYLRFLVFYLLCGAVAAGAHIYFNVGSELPAVGASGAISGVMGAYIVLYPHARVRTWLPPIFFFNLRAMFFLMYWFALQLFMAYVEMGAQAGEEGGVAVWAHVGGFVAGVVLVKVFENHTLTRARRNKVVLTRAEVAQARPWM, encoded by the coding sequence GTGATCCCCATCAGTGACGAAAACCCCACCGAGCTGCGCCCCATCGTCACCGTCGGGCTGATCCTGCTGAACGCGTTCGCGTGGTTCCAGCTTCAGGGCGCGGGGATGTCGCAGGCGCTGCAGGCGTCGGTGCTCCACTTCGGCACCATCCCGTGCGAGATCACGGCCCGGTGCGCGCCGGACGGGCTGACCACGGGGACGATCCTCACCGCCATGTTCATGCACGGGAGCTGGGAGCACATCCTGGGGAACATGCTCTTTCTGTGGGTCTTCGGGAACAACATCGAGGACTCCATGGGGTACCTGCGCTTCCTCGTCTTCTACCTGCTGTGCGGAGCGGTGGCGGCGGGGGCGCACATCTACTTCAACGTGGGGAGCGAGCTGCCTGCGGTGGGCGCCAGCGGCGCCATCAGCGGGGTGATGGGGGCGTACATCGTTCTCTACCCCCACGCGCGGGTGCGGACGTGGCTGCCGCCGATCTTCTTCTTCAACCTCCGCGCGATGTTCTTTCTGATGTACTGGTTCGCGCTGCAGCTCTTCATGGCGTACGTGGAGATGGGCGCGCAGGCGGGGGAGGAGGGCGGCGTGGCGGTGTGGGCGCACGTGGGTGGGTTCGTGGCGGGGGTGGTGCTCGTAAAGGTCTTCGAGAACCACACCCTCACGCGCGCCCGGCGCAACAAGGTGGTGCTGACCCGCGCGGAGGTGGCGCAGGCACGGCCCTGGATGTAG
- a CDS encoding ABC transporter permease codes for MFLNARTWVADLIRDVLYGLRQHLRRPGFATVSILTLGLGVGATTAIFSVVNGVLLKPLPFSEPERLVGVHHQGYGQGPGTFFTYRDHNRTFEALGAWEANEVSITGGAEPERVEALAVTAGTLPLLGVKPALGRVFTREDDAPGSPLRVVLTHGYWRRALGGDPAAVGRTIRVDSSVAEVIGVLPESFRFLRRQPAVVLPMRLDPADESAFDFAAVARLRPGVTVEQANADVARMIPLLPAQYRPFGLRPDVRPLVRDVVGGVDRPLWILLGSVAVVFLIACANVANLFLVRAEGRQQELAVRAALGAGRGRVARQLLSESLVIGLGGGLAGLFLAHAGTRLLRRIAPAELPRVEEIGIDPVVLLFALAVSLAAGICCGLVPVARLGTDDASRLREGGRAASDGPGRNRLRSRLVVAEVALTMMLLIASGLMIRTFVAMRQVQPGFAAPREVQSFQVPLPLVSGDTGAVARTFRQISERAAAIPGVRSVGFASSVTMDGEDNTNPLYVEGVTTPAGELPPLRRFKAVGPGYHETMGNPVVAGRPISWDDIHQGRQAVVISANLARAYWGDAARAIGKRVRNDPASPWQEVVGVVGDERDDGVDRPVTSIVYWPLMHPSYGSSEMVFVVRSPRAGTPALVQELRQAVRAVDPSLPIARVETLEQIRAGSMARTSFMMVMLGIAAAVALVLGVVGIYAVIAYIAAQRTREVGTRIALGASAGDVRRLFLRQGLTMTLAGIGIGIAGALMLTRVISAHLFGVGPMDPLTYAAVALGLTAVALLASYLPARRASRVDPVVTLRAGG; via the coding sequence ATGTTTCTGAATGCTCGTACCTGGGTCGCCGACCTGATCCGTGACGTGCTCTACGGCCTGCGCCAGCATTTACGGCGGCCCGGCTTCGCGACCGTGTCGATCCTCACGCTCGGCCTCGGCGTGGGCGCCACGACTGCCATCTTCAGCGTGGTGAACGGCGTGCTCCTGAAGCCGCTCCCTTTCTCCGAGCCCGAGCGCCTGGTGGGCGTTCATCACCAGGGATACGGGCAGGGACCGGGCACGTTCTTCACCTACCGCGATCACAACCGCACCTTCGAGGCGCTGGGGGCGTGGGAAGCGAACGAGGTCTCCATCACCGGCGGCGCCGAGCCCGAGCGGGTCGAGGCGCTCGCCGTCACCGCGGGGACGCTTCCGCTGCTGGGCGTGAAGCCGGCGCTGGGCCGCGTCTTCACCCGCGAGGACGATGCGCCCGGCAGCCCGCTCCGTGTGGTGCTCACCCACGGCTATTGGCGGCGGGCCCTCGGCGGCGATCCCGCGGCCGTCGGGCGTACCATCCGGGTCGATAGCAGCGTCGCCGAGGTGATCGGCGTCCTGCCCGAGAGCTTCCGCTTCCTGCGCAGGCAACCGGCCGTCGTGCTGCCGATGCGGCTAGATCCGGCCGACGAGTCCGCCTTCGACTTCGCCGCGGTCGCGCGGCTGAGGCCCGGTGTCACGGTGGAGCAGGCGAATGCCGACGTCGCGCGCATGATCCCGCTCCTCCCGGCCCAGTACCGTCCCTTTGGCCTGCGGCCGGACGTGCGCCCGCTCGTCCGCGATGTAGTCGGCGGCGTGGACCGGCCGCTGTGGATCCTGCTCGGGAGCGTCGCGGTCGTGTTCCTCATCGCCTGCGCCAACGTCGCCAACCTGTTCCTGGTGCGGGCGGAGGGCCGGCAGCAGGAGCTCGCGGTGAGGGCCGCATTGGGCGCGGGCCGCGGGCGCGTCGCGCGCCAGCTGCTGTCGGAGAGCCTGGTGATCGGGCTGGGAGGTGGGCTGGCGGGGCTGTTCCTGGCGCACGCGGGCACCCGTCTGCTGCGCCGGATCGCGCCGGCCGAGCTGCCGCGGGTGGAAGAGATCGGAATCGACCCCGTCGTCCTGCTCTTCGCCCTCGCCGTCTCGCTGGCGGCGGGGATCTGCTGCGGGCTCGTTCCCGTCGCCCGGCTCGGGACGGACGACGCGAGCCGGCTGAGGGAGGGAGGCCGCGCCGCCAGCGACGGGCCCGGCCGCAACCGCCTGCGCAGCCGGCTGGTGGTGGCCGAGGTGGCGCTGACCATGATGCTGCTGATCGCGTCCGGCCTGATGATCCGCACCTTTGTCGCCATGCGGCAGGTGCAGCCCGGCTTCGCCGCTCCGCGCGAGGTGCAGAGCTTCCAGGTGCCGCTCCCGCTGGTGAGCGGAGACACCGGGGCAGTCGCCCGCACCTTTCGGCAGATCTCGGAGCGTGCGGCCGCGATCCCCGGCGTCAGGTCGGTGGGCTTCGCCTCCTCGGTGACGATGGACGGGGAGGACAACACGAACCCGCTCTACGTGGAGGGCGTCACGACGCCCGCGGGGGAGCTTCCGCCGCTGCGCCGCTTCAAGGCCGTGGGTCCGGGCTACCACGAGACGATGGGGAATCCCGTCGTGGCGGGCCGGCCCATCTCCTGGGACGACATCCACCAGGGCCGGCAGGCCGTGGTGATCTCGGCCAACCTGGCGCGGGCGTACTGGGGCGACGCCGCGCGCGCGATCGGCAAGCGGGTGCGCAACGACCCCGCGTCGCCCTGGCAGGAGGTCGTCGGGGTGGTGGGGGACGAGCGCGACGACGGGGTCGACCGGCCGGTGACCTCCATCGTGTACTGGCCGCTGATGCATCCCAGCTACGGGAGCAGCGAGATGGTGTTCGTGGTTCGCTCGCCCCGTGCGGGAACGCCCGCCCTCGTGCAGGAGCTCCGGCAGGCGGTCCGCGCCGTCGACCCGTCGCTCCCCATCGCCCGGGTGGAGACGCTGGAGCAGATCCGCGCGGGCTCCATGGCGCGAACGTCGTTCATGATGGTGATGCTGGGGATCGCCGCCGCGGTCGCGCTCGTGCTGGGGGTGGTCGGCATCTACGCCGTGATCGCCTACATCGCCGCGCAGCGGACGCGCGAGGTGGGCACCCGCATCGCGCTGGGGGCCAGCGCCGGCGACGTCCGGCGGCTCTTCCTGCGCCAGGGGCTCACCATGACGCTGGCGGGCATCGGCATCGGCATCGCCGGCGCGCTGATGCTGACCCGGGTGATCTCCGCGCACCTGTTCGGCGTCGGACCCATGGACCCGCTGACCTACGCCGCGGTCGCGCTCGGCCTCACCGCCGTCGCGCTGCTGGCCTCGTACCTCCCCGCGCGCCGGGCCTCGCGCGTGGACCCGGTCGTCACGCTGCGGGCGGGCGGCTGA
- a CDS encoding NupC/NupG family nucleoside CNT transporter: protein MPLPTRTRRLKWLLPLWLAAALLLTAGWYASAQDTTRAAPPVAQPVAQPAAQPGTPAAQPPAGNGTSEIVREAQTPESGIAQDPATPANRGNEPTAQDRAQQARTDAAGGSPLQRAVSLLGLAVFTLIAFLLSVNRRAVDWRTVAWGIGLQFIFAVLILKTQLGYEFFDGANNLFNALIGYTVEGAKFLFGNLVWNNVPVGAAPHNMVPIPPGGTWANTGAFFAFNVLPTIIFFSSLMTLLYHLGIMEWIVKGFGWVMMKTMRISGAESLSTAGNIFLGQTEAPLLVKPFIGTMTKSELHCVMVGGFGTVAGGVLAAYVGILVSYFPDIAGHLISASVMSAPACIAISKLMYPETEEPVTRGKLGIELEKIDANPIDAAARGASEGLSLALNVGAMLLAFIALLALINGLLAWFVGLFGVQGFSIQMVLGWLGAPMAWLMGVPWQDAPAIGTLIGEKTALNEFVAYLHLGSMLQEGANLDPRSVVIATYALCGFANFSSIAIQIGGIGGMAPERRGDLSRLGLRAMIAGTLANFMTACVVGILL, encoded by the coding sequence ATGCCCCTCCCAACGAGGACCCGGCGCCTGAAGTGGCTGCTGCCGCTCTGGCTGGCCGCAGCGCTGCTGCTCACCGCGGGGTGGTACGCCTCCGCACAGGACACCACGCGCGCCGCTCCCCCGGTGGCGCAGCCGGTGGCCCAGCCAGCCGCGCAGCCCGGCACCCCCGCGGCGCAGCCCCCGGCGGGCAACGGCACGAGCGAGATCGTGCGCGAGGCGCAGACGCCCGAGAGCGGGATCGCGCAGGACCCGGCGACGCCCGCGAACCGTGGCAACGAGCCCACCGCGCAGGACCGGGCGCAGCAGGCGCGCACCGATGCCGCCGGCGGCTCGCCGCTGCAGCGCGCGGTGAGTCTGCTGGGGCTCGCCGTCTTCACGCTGATCGCCTTCCTGCTGAGCGTGAACCGCCGCGCCGTGGACTGGCGGACGGTCGCCTGGGGGATCGGGCTGCAGTTCATCTTCGCCGTCCTCATCCTGAAGACGCAGCTGGGTTACGAGTTCTTCGACGGCGCCAACAACCTGTTCAACGCGCTGATCGGGTATACGGTGGAGGGCGCCAAGTTTCTCTTCGGCAACCTGGTTTGGAACAACGTCCCGGTCGGAGCCGCGCCTCACAACATGGTGCCGATCCCCCCGGGCGGGACGTGGGCCAACACGGGCGCCTTCTTCGCCTTCAACGTCCTCCCCACCATCATCTTCTTCTCCAGCCTGATGACGCTGCTCTATCATCTGGGCATCATGGAGTGGATCGTGAAGGGGTTCGGGTGGGTGATGATGAAGACGATGCGGATCTCCGGCGCGGAGAGCCTGAGCACGGCCGGCAACATCTTTCTGGGGCAGACCGAGGCGCCCCTCCTGGTGAAGCCGTTCATCGGGACGATGACGAAGAGCGAGCTGCACTGCGTCATGGTGGGCGGCTTCGGCACGGTGGCGGGCGGCGTGCTGGCGGCGTACGTGGGGATCCTGGTCTCGTACTTCCCGGACATCGCGGGGCACCTGATCTCCGCCTCCGTGATGTCCGCGCCGGCGTGCATCGCCATCTCCAAGCTGATGTACCCGGAGACGGAGGAGCCCGTCACGCGCGGCAAGCTGGGGATCGAGCTGGAAAAAATCGACGCCAACCCGATCGACGCCGCGGCGCGCGGCGCCAGCGAGGGGCTCTCGCTCGCGCTGAACGTGGGCGCCATGCTCCTGGCCTTCATCGCGCTGCTGGCCCTGATCAACGGGCTGCTGGCCTGGTTCGTCGGGCTCTTTGGCGTGCAGGGCTTCAGCATCCAGATGGTGCTGGGGTGGCTGGGCGCACCGATGGCATGGCTGATGGGGGTGCCGTGGCAGGACGCGCCGGCCATCGGCACGCTGATCGGCGAGAAGACGGCGCTCAACGAGTTCGTGGCGTACCTGCACCTGGGCTCCATGCTGCAGGAGGGCGCGAATCTCGACCCGCGCTCGGTGGTGATCGCCACCTACGCGCTGTGCGGCTTCGCCAACTTCAGCAGCATCGCCATCCAGATCGGCGGCATCGGCGGGATGGCGCCGGAGCGCCGCGGCGACCTGAGCCGGCTGGGCCTCCGCGCCATGATCGCGGGGACGCTGGCGAACTTCATGACTGCCTGCGTGGTGGGCATTCTGCTCTGA